The Phormidium yuhuli AB48 DNA window AAATTATAGAAGGAGGGGCGAGTAAGCCACGCACTTTCCTCATTGCCAATCGACCCCCAGGCGGTATGATCCTCAGCATAGGAGCGTCCCCAATAGGTGTTTCCCTGATACTCATAGGCCTGTTCAGCCGTAGAACTGACATGGGTATCAAACAGGGCCAGACGACTGGAGACATTGGCAATTTGCTGAGCGAACTCAAAGACATCGGGGGCGTTGAGATGATAGAAAATCCCGATACAGAGTACCACATCGAAGCTGCCATAGGCTTCCCGACTGAGGTTGCGCACATCATCACAGACAAACTCAATGTTGTCGAGTTGCAGCACCTCCTGACTAAAGCGGGCCTTGGCCAGATTACTCTCTCGTCCTTCCAATCCCACCACCGTCGCCCCATGGAGGGCTAATTCCAAGCCATAGAGGCCTTCCAAACAGGCTAAATCCAAGACTCGTAAGCGAGATAAATCCTCACCACAAAAATCCCGAACCGCTTGTAAGACGCGACGGACTTTTACCTCCGCCCCCGAACAGCGATTAGCCGACATGGTATAAAGTTTATCTCCTAGGCGGAGATTGTGGTTTGTCCAGGGGCCATACTCTTGGATAAGCTGCTGCTGGCGTTGGGCGATCGCATCATCGGTCATAGGATTCACTGTCAAACAAGGGGAGTAGGGAGCCAACCCGACGATCGCGCCTTGGGGGCGATCGCCTTGCTACAGTGATTCTACCCTGGCTGAGTCGCTTGGAAACCCCTCACCGGGGCGAGGAACTGACTCGTCTGTCAGTAAATTCAGATGGGGGTTCACCAATAAATCTACAATCCCACTGGCGAAGGAATCACTTTCCGGACGAACTCGGAACATGGCGATATCAATTCCTCGGGCCAAATAGGTAAACTGGCCATCCACTGTTCCCGACACCCCCGCATTGAGGAAATAGGCCCCCGGATTCAGCAAACAGCGGAAGTCAAAGCGAACCTCAATCGTCGTATTGGGATCAACCCGTTCAATTTCCTGACTGGCCGCCGTAAAGGACGCTCCCCCGAGTTCCAACCCACTGACGGTTTTTACCAACATCCCAAAACGCACCCGATAGGCGGTTTTATAGAACGTCACCTGGTAGGTATAGACATAGTCCTTGCGGCCCGTGAGATGATTCACTATGCGGCCGGCGGGAGTTTCAATATGGGGATTCAGGATTTTCGCCCCCCGAGGGATATAGGAAATGGTGTTTTTAGGAATCAGGTTGGGGTCATAAAAATCC harbors:
- a CDS encoding class I SAM-dependent methyltransferase, encoding MTDDAIAQRQQQLIQEYGPWTNHNLRLGDKLYTMSANRCSGAEVKVRRVLQAVRDFCGEDLSRLRVLDLACLEGLYGLELALHGATVVGLEGRESNLAKARFSQEVLQLDNIEFVCDDVRNLSREAYGSFDVVLCIGIFYHLNAPDVFEFAQQIANVSSRLALFDTHVSSTAEQAYEYQGNTYWGRSYAEDHTAWGSIGNEESAWLTRPSFYNLLADVGFDSVYECHQPMVPKYEQMRREGQADRSTFLALHNPPHPLKTTDLLRNQPRDRYGDDSQ